From the genome of Deinococcus cellulosilyticus NBRC 106333 = KACC 11606:
CAGGAGAGACCCTGATTCAGGCTCTGATTCGGGAAGCAAAAGAAGAACTGGGCATCACCGTCCTACCCCAGCACCTGCAACTGGTTCACACCCTGCATGCCAAAACAGAAGGAGACCTCTGGCTAGGGCACTTTTTTGCAGCCCAGGAGTGGGACGGAGAACCAATAACCATGGAGCCCCACAAGCATAGTCACATCCTCTGGGTCCCTTTGGATGAGGTGAATGGTCAACTTGTGCCCTATGTGGAGCAGGCCCTTAGAGCGGTTCAGGCAGGTC
Proteins encoded in this window:
- a CDS encoding NUDIX hydrolase — its product is MKRERFKAPSSVFLILHSQQKFCLLHRTHTGWMDGLYSIAAGAVEAGETLIQALIREAKEELGITVLPQHLQLVHTLHAKTEGDLWLGHFFAAQEWDGEPITMEPHKHSHILWVPLDEVNGQLVPYVEQALRAVQAGQMYSEFGFEFA